ACGGGTGCGTAACACGTAGGAATCTGCCCGGTAGTGGGGGATAGCCCGGAGAAATCCGGATTAATACCGCATACGCCCTAAGGGGGAAAGATGGCCTCTTCTTGAAAGCTATCACTATCGGATGAGCCTGCGTCGGATTAGCTAGTTGGTGAGGTAAAGGCTCACCAAGGCGACGATCCGTAGCTGGTCTGAGAGGATGATCAGCCACACTGGGACTGAGACACGGCCCAGACTCCTACGGGAGGCAGCAGTGGGGAATATTGCACAATGGGCGCAAGCCTGATGCAGCCATGCCGCGTGTGTGAAGAAGGCTCTAGGGTTGTAAAGCACTTTCAGCGAGGAGGAAAGGTTAAAGATTAATACTCTTTAGCTGTGACGTTACTCGCAGAAGAAGCACCGGCTAACTCCGTGCCAGCAGCCGCGGTAATACGGAGGGTGCAAGCGTTAATCGGAATTACTGGGCGTAAAGCGTGCGTAGGCGGCTTGTTAAGTTGGATGTGAAAGCCCCGGGCTCAACCTGGGAACTGCACCCAAAACTGGCAAGCTAGAGTGCGGAAGAGGAGTGTGGAATTTCCTGTGTAGCGGTGAAATGCGTAGATATAGGAAGGAACACCAGTGGCGAAGGCGACACTCTGGTCTGACACTGACGCTGAGGTACGAAAGCGTGGGGAGCAAACAGGATTAGATACCCTGGTAGTCCACGCCGTAAACGATGTCTACTAGTCGTCGGGGCTCTTGCAGCTTTGGTGACGCAGCTAACGCGATAAGTAGACCGCCTGGGGAGTACGGCCGCAAGGTTAAAACTCAAATGAATTGACGGGGGCCCGCACAAGCGGTGGAGCATGTGGTTTAATTCGAAGCAACGCGAAGAACCTTACCTGGCCTTGACATCCTGCGAAGTTCTTAGAGATAGGAACGTGCCTTCGGGAACGCAGTGACAGGTGCTGCATGGCTGTCGTCAGCTCGTGTCGTGAGATGTTGGGTTAAGTCCCGCAACGAGCGCAACCCTTGTCCTCAGTTACCAGCACGTTATGGTGGGCACTCTGGGGAGACTGCCGGTGACAAACCGGAGGAAGGTGGGGACGACGTCAAGTCATCATGGCCCTTACGGCCAGGGCTACACACGTGCTACAATGGTGCATACAGACGGTTGCCAAGCTGTGAAGCGGAGCTAATCTGAGAAAGTGCATCGTAGTCCGGATTGGAGTCTGCAACTCGACTCCATGAAGTCGGAATCGCTAGTAATCGTGAATCAGAATGTCACGGTGAATACGTTCCCGGGCCTTGTACACACCGCCCGTCACACCATGGGAGTGGGTTGCTCCAGAAGTGGCTAGTCTAACCTTCGGGAGGACGGTCACCACGGAGTGATTCATGACTGGGGTGAAGTCGTAACAAGGTAGCCCTAGGGGAACCTGGGGCTGGATCACCTCCTTAAACGAAGACTGACATCCATAAGCGTTCACACGAATTGTTTGATTACTATTAACGACTTTAGTCGTTGATAGTTGCACTGAAATTGTTCCAGACAATTTTCAGTACTCCCTACATCCATGGAGGTCGCACTGAAATTGTTCCAGACAATTTTCAGTACTCCCTACATCCTTGTAGGTCGTTCTTTAAAAATGTGGAATCCAAAACTTAAATTAAGCTGAGTTGATTTAAAAGGCTTTTGTCTTTTAATGAGATTCTTGCTGAGACACTCTCAAGTATATAACCGGAAGGTTATTGCTAATGTGTATGGCGTTCAGTTGTCAGTGACCCGTTAACAGTGGTCAGTGATGAACTGAAGATCGTTAAGGTAGTTATATGATTTCATACAACACTTTGTAATCTAATTATTTAGATCGCTTTGGGTTATATGGTCAAGTGACTAAGCGTACACGGTGGATGCCTTGGCAGTCAGAGGCGATGAAGGACGTGGTAATCTGCGATAAGCGTTGGCGAGTTGATAAACAAGCTGTGACCCAACGATTTCCGAATGGGGAAACCCACTCACGTAAGTGAGTATCCTTTACCTGAATACATAGGGTTTAGGAGGCGAACCCGGGGAACTGAAACATCTAAGTACCCGGAGGAAAAGAAATCAACCGAGATTCCCCTAGTAGCGGCGAGCGAACGGGGAGCAGCCCTTAAGCAATATTGGTGTTAGTGGAACGCCCTGGAAAGTGCGGCCATAGTGGGTGATAGCCCCGTACACGAAAACCCCTTTATTGTGAAATCGAGTAGGACGGCACACGTGAAATGCTGTCTGAACATGGGGGGACCATCCTCCAAGGCTAAATACTCCTGACTGACCGATAGTGAACCAGTACCGTGAGGGAAAGGCGAAAAGAACCCCGTTGAGGGGAGTGAAACAGAACCTGAAACCGTGTACGTACAAGCAGTGGGAGCATCCTTCGGGGTGTGACTGCGTACCTTTTGTATAATGGGTCAGCGACTTATTTTCAGTGGCAAGGTTAACCGTATAGGGAAGCCGTAGTGAAAGCGAGTCTTAATAGGGCGTCATAGTCGCTGGGAATAGACCCGAAACCGGGCGATCTATCCATGAGCAGGTTGAAGATCAGGTAACACTGATTGGAGGACCGAACCCACTGTCGTTGAAAAGCCAGGGGATGACTTGTGGATAGGAGTGAAAGGCTAATCAAGCCCGGAGATAGCTGGTTCTCCTCGAAAGCTATTTAGGTAGCGCCTCTTGTCTCACCATCGGGGGTAGAGCACTGTTTGGGCTAGGGGGTCATCCCGACTTACCAACCCCATGCAAACTCCGAATACCGATGAGTGCAATCAAGGGAGACACACGGCGGGTGCTAACGTCCGTCGTGGAAAGGGAAACAACCCAGACCGTCAGCTAAGGTCCCAAAGTAATAGTTAAGTGGGAAACGATGTGAGAAGGCCCAGACAGCCAGGAGGTTGGCTTAGAAGCAGCCACCCTTTAAAGAAAGCGTAATAGCTCACTGGTCGAGTCGGCTCGCGCGGAAGATGTAACGGGGCTCAAACTATTCACCGAAGCTACGGGTGGTCAGAAGACAGATGACAGAGGACAGAAGACAGTGAAGAACGATGAATCGTCACTTCGCTGCTATAGTTCCCTCTTTCATCATTGAAAGATGTACAGAAGCAATGAATGAGTCGGCTAAAACTGTTAATGGCTTTGAAGACCTTGAAGTATTCAAAAGAGCTTACAAGGTATCTTTGGAAATTCACTCACTGAGCTTGAATTTTCCGAAGCACGAACAATTTGCAGGGTTAGCGGATCAAATGCGTCGAGCCAGTAAAGGTATCTGCGCAAACATTGCGGAAGGCTATGGTAAATAAAGCGTATCTAACGCTGAGTTTCGAAGGTTTTTATTAATGGCCATCGGATCAGCCGACGAAATGCGAGTCTGGACGAGATACAGTCTTGACCTTGGTTATATAACCTTGAATCAATGGCAAGCTCTGAAGGCTGAATACCAACAAATAGCCCGGATGTTGACAGGATTACACAGAAGCTGGAAATAGCTTCTAAGCAACCTGTCCTCCGTCTTCTGTCATCTGTCTTCTGATTGCGGTAGAGGAGCGTTGTGTAAGCGGTTGAAGGTGTGCCGGGAGGCATGCTGGACGTATCACAAGTGCGAATGCTGACATGAGTAACGATAAAGGGAGTGAGATCCTCCCTCGCCGGAAGACCAAGGGTTCCTGCGCAACGCTAATCGGCGCAGGGTGAGTCGGCCCCTAAGGTGAGGTCGAAAGACGTAATCGATGGGAAACAGGTTAATATTCCTGTACTCCTTTTGACTGCGACGGAGTGACGGAGAAGGCTAGGCCGGCAGGGCGATGGTTGTCCCTGTTTAAGGTCGTAGGCTGTGGGTTCAGGCAAATCCGGACCCACAAAGCCGAGAACTGATGACGAACCCACTACGGTGGGGAAGTGGTTGATGCCATGCTTCCAGGAAAAACTTCTAAGCTTCAGGTCAAAAGGAACCGTACCCCAAACCGACACAGGTGGTCAGGTAGAGAATACCAAGGCGCTTGAGAGAACTTGGGTGAAGGAACTAGGCAAAATGGCACCGTAACTTCGGGAGAAGGTGCGCCGGCTGGTGTGAAGGGCTTGCCCCGTAAGCACCGGCTGGTCGAAGATACCAGGTGGCTGCGACTGTTTATTAAAAACACAGCACTGTGCTAACACGTAAGTGGACGTATACGGTGTGACGCCTGCCCGGTGCCGGAAGGTTAATTGATGCTGTTATTCTTCGGAAGAAGCGGTTGATCGAAGCCCCGGTAAACGGCGGCCGTAACTATAACGGTCCTAAGGTAGCGAAATTCCTTGTCGGGTAAGTTCCGACCTGCACGAATGGCGTAACGATGGCCACGCTGTCTCCACCCAAGACTCAGTGAAATTGAAATCGCTGTTAAGATGCAGTGTATCCGCGGCTAGACGGAAAGACCCCGTGAACCTTTACTACAGCTTCACAGTGGATCTTGATGTTGCTTGTGTAGGATAGGTGGGAGGCTTTGAAACGTGGACGCCAGTCTGCGTGGAGCCGACCTTGAAATACCACCCTGGCAATATTGAGGTTCTAACCCAGGTCCCTAACCGGGATCGGGGACATTGTGTGGTGGGTAGTTTGACTGGGGCGGTCTCCTCCCAAAGAGTAACGGAGGAGCACGAAGGTTGGCTAAGCACGGTCGGACATCGTGCGGTTAGTGTAAAGGCACAAGCCAGCTTGACTGCGAGACGTACATGTCGAGCAGGTACGAAAGTAGGTCTTAGTGATCCGGTGGTTCTGCATGGAAGGGCCATCGCTCAACGGATAAAAGGTACTCCGGGGATAACAGGCTGATACCGCCCAAGAGTTCACATCGACGGCGGTGTTTGGCACCTCGATGTCGGCTCATCACATCCTGGGGCTGAAGCCGGTCCCAAGGGTATGGCTGTTCGCCATTTAAAGTGGTACGCGAGCTGGGTTTAGAACGTCGTGAGACAGTTCGGTCCCTATCTGCCGTGGACGTTGGAAGTTTGAGGAGAGCTGCTCCTAGTACGAGAGGACCGGAGTGGACGAACCACTGGTGTTCGGGTTGTGTCGCCAGACGCATTGCCCGGTAGCTAAGTTCGGACGGGATAACCGCTGAAAGCATCTAAGCGGGAAGCCCCCTTCAAGATGAGACTTCCCTTGACCCTAGAGGTCACATAAGAGACGTTGAAGACTACGACGTTGATAGGCGGGGTGTGTAAGCGTTGTGAGGCGTTGAGCTAACCCGTACTAATGACTCGAGAGGCTTGACCATATAACGCCAAAGCGATTTGAAGAGCTTGAAGCTATAAGCTTGAAGCCGGAAGCTGTACGCAATAGTGAGAGAGTGTAGAGCAAGAATAAACAAAGCTGTTTAAGTATATTTTGGATTCCAGGAGCGTTCAGCTTCGAGCTTTAAGCTTATAGCTTCCAGCTTGAGAGCCGAAGGCTCGACCAGTTTTGCCTGGTGACCATAGAGCGTTGGAACCACCCGATCCCATCCCGAACTCGGAAGTGAAACGACGCATCGCCGATGGTAGTGTGGGGCTTCCCCATGTGAGAGTAGGTCATCGCCAGGCACTTAATTAGAAAAGCCCGATAGAGCAATCTGTCGGGCTTTTTGCTATGTGCGGAAAAATATCAACAGCAGGTACCGTCAGATAATAAATTAGCAAAATCGTCGTAAACCCTCGCCCAATGCGGGCGGGGATATAAGACGGGAAGGCGCAGAGCCTTCCGCCATCAATCTGGTGTACTCTGGCTATTAACGTAGTCCTTCAGAGTCTCGATAGTTGCACCGCCAGCACTGCAAGCAAAGTAAGACCTTGACCACATTAAGCCTGCTTTGCTCTGAGCAGTAAGGTGGGTATTCAGCATTCGCAACCGTCTTGATGATGTTGATTTGAGATTATTTACCATGACATTGATAGCCAGTTTTGGTGGGTAGGCACCAACAGGTGTACGTGATCTTTTTCGCCATCCATTTCAAGTAACTGGCATTCCAGTTTTTCACATGCACTCTCGAACGACTCCCGTAACTGCTTGATCATATAGCCATCAAAAAGCTTTCGCCTGTACTTTGTCGTGAACACCAAATGAACAACCAGCTTGGTAACGCTATGTCGTTTGCGAAGATACCCTTTAAGCAAATCTTTATTGTGTGCGCTCACTTGAAAACCTCTTTCAAATACCTGTAATATAAAGTTTATATTAATGAGTACTGAAATAACGTTCCATGCTGAGAGCCACCAAAGTACGAATCTATCCAACATCAGGGCAGGCGGAATTTCTCGACCGTCAGTTTGATGCTGTGCGGTTCGTATGGAACAAGGCCCTGGCTATTAAGGTTCATTATTACAAGGTTCGTGGGCAGAGCCTTTCTCCCAAAAAACACCTGAAGCCCTTGCTGGCAAAAGCCAAGAAAAGCCGAAAGTACTCATGGCTGAAAAACGCTGACTCTATTGCACTGCAACAGGCCACTATCAATCTGGATACGGCCTTTCAAAACTTTTTCAATCCCAAATTGCAGGCAAGATTTCCTCGCTTCAAGAAAAAGCATGGCAAGCAAAGTAGCTACCATTGTACGTCTGTCTCTGTGGGCGATAACTGGATAAAAATCCCCAAGTGCAAGCCCATAAGGGCTAAAGTGCATCGTGAAATAGTGGGTAAGGTGAAGTCTATCACCCTGAGCAGAACGCTAACCGGCAAGTATTTTGCCTCTATATTGGCTGATGATACCCAGGAACAACCAAAACAGATTGATAATCTTGAAGCTAATCAGGTTGTCGGTGTTGATATGGGGATTACTGATCTGGCTATCACCAGTACCGGCCATAAGACTGGCAATCCTCGCTTTCTGAAAAAAGCACAACGTAACCTGAAAAGAAAACAACAGGCTCTATCTCGCTGCAAGAAAGGCTCAAAAGGTAGGCACAAAGCCCGTTTATTGGTGGCAAAGGCGCATGAGCGTGTAGCCTTTGCCCGTAATGATTTTCAGCATAAGCTATCAAAACAACTCATCGACGAAAACCAAGCGGTGATTGTGGAGGCACTGAAAGT
Above is a genomic segment from Endozoicomonas euniceicola containing:
- a CDS encoding RNA-guided endonuclease InsQ/TnpB family protein, whose protein sequence is MLRATKVRIYPTSGQAEFLDRQFDAVRFVWNKALAIKVHYYKVRGQSLSPKKHLKPLLAKAKKSRKYSWLKNADSIALQQATINLDTAFQNFFNPKLQARFPRFKKKHGKQSSYHCTSVSVGDNWIKIPKCKPIRAKVHREIVGKVKSITLSRTLTGKYFASILADDTQEQPKQIDNLEANQVVGVDMGITDLAITSTGHKTGNPRFLKKAQRNLKRKQQALSRCKKGSKGRHKARLLVAKAHERVAFARNDFQHKLSKQLIDENQAVIVEALKVKNMLKNKRLARSIADAGWHSLITKLEYKAKQEGKHLVKIDQWFASSKTCSVCDLKQEKMPLRIRSWECSCGAIHDRDINAARNIKKQGILKLKAEGLSVSADGGLRKSGRLSVAA